The following proteins are encoded in a genomic region of Arcobacter cloacae:
- a CDS encoding response regulator, translated as MKILVTDDSKMARKMVIKTLKESSSNELEIFEAQNGLEALDLYKQNLPKIVFLDLTMPVMDGFEALEKIKQFDENAKVVIISADIQKLSMDRVLALGAFNFIKKPVDTQKMQQILKKIEESENNEI; from the coding sequence ATGAAGATTTTAGTTACTGATGATTCTAAAATGGCAAGAAAGATGGTTATTAAGACTTTAAAAGAGTCTTCTTCTAATGAGTTAGAAATTTTTGAAGCACAAAATGGTCTTGAAGCTTTAGATTTATATAAACAAAATCTACCTAAGATTGTTTTCTTGGATTTAACAATGCCTGTTATGGATGGATTTGAAGCTTTAGAAAAAATTAAACAATTTGACGAAAATGCAAAAGTTGTAATTATTTCAGCTGATATACAAAAACTTTCGATGGATAGAGTTTTGGCTCTTGGAGCTTTTAATTTTATTAAAAAACCTGTTGATACACAAAAAATGCAACAAATACTAAAAAAAATAGAAGAATCGGAAAATAATGAAATCTAA
- a CDS encoding chemotaxis protein CheX, with amino-acid sequence MKSNINLTEDEKDCLQELMNIAYGSATAAITEILNAFAKLSIPKIQIIDAIELKPYLAKELNLNEEHLVSLQQINGTISGENMFVINKKSARNIAFKFGLEEDEINDEEICDIVLEITNILSSSTISKLAEDIDTNVSFSAPIIKNLTSISELNNLFISKYEKVIIISTQLNFEDLNIHAELFIFTTDNSILYIKEKLNKILDEL; translated from the coding sequence ATGAAATCTAATATAAATTTAACGGAAGATGAAAAAGATTGTTTACAAGAGTTGATGAATATCGCTTATGGAAGTGCAACAGCTGCTATTACTGAAATTTTAAATGCATTTGCAAAATTATCTATTCCAAAAATACAAATTATTGATGCAATTGAATTAAAACCTTATTTAGCAAAAGAGTTAAATCTAAATGAAGAACATTTAGTCTCTTTACAACAAATAAATGGAACAATTAGCGGTGAAAATATGTTTGTTATAAATAAAAAATCTGCTAGAAATATTGCTTTTAAATTTGGTCTTGAAGAAGATGAAATAAATGATGAAGAGATTTGCGATATCGTTTTAGAAATCACAAATATATTATCTTCTTCAACTATAAGTAAATTAGCAGAAGATATTGATACAAATGTCTCTTTTTCAGCACCTATAATAAAAAATTTAACATCAATAAGTGAATTAAATAATCTATTTATCAGTAAATATGAAAAAGTTATTATAATTTCAACTCAACTAAATTTTGAAGATTTAAATATTCATGCTGAACTATTTATTTTTACAACTGATAACTCTATTTTATATATAAAAGAGAAACTAAATAAAATATTGGATGAACTTTGA
- a CDS encoding PAS domain-containing sensor histidine kinase, with protein MKLDNSKFDIICNTVDNGIILINKNLEVQFWNKWLEIRTGINSNDIVGDNLLNFYPNIDEKKLIRKITTALKLNSSTFYTPQISKFLVDIELGKVADKVFDNMQQSITITPLDLENELVIIYVYDVTLLSEINFKLNEIKEKVEEKNEELKLLFDTTMEAILVFKDNKIIDCNQVAIDLFEYSSKKSLLDKNFEQIISNKNILEKTSDKPFETTIHKEDGTSFKALINIKDNTFKSQSFKILTIVDISDIKRKETLLAEQSKLAAMGEMIGNIAHQWRQPLNIISITASSTKLKKEIGLLTDKVLIDALKLISDTTEHLSNTIDVFKDFLKEDKEKSLFNLSQNIQNNISLIETILNENKIKVQLDLDNDIYLYNYSNEFSQAFINIVNNASDAISLNLAQDELRLIKISTKQENNEVIISIVDNAGGINKNIINKIFEPYFTTKHKFQGTGLGLYMTHKIIKTSMKGKITVLNETFTYEDKLYTGAAFKIVLASHS; from the coding sequence TTGAAATTAGACAATAGCAAATTTGATATTATCTGTAATACTGTAGATAATGGAATTATATTAATCAATAAAAATTTAGAAGTACAATTTTGGAATAAATGGTTAGAAATTAGAACAGGAATAAATTCCAATGATATTGTTGGAGATAATTTATTAAATTTCTATCCAAATATTGATGAAAAAAAATTGATAAGAAAAATTACAACTGCCTTAAAACTTAACTCTTCAACCTTTTATACTCCGCAGATTAGTAAATTTCTTGTAGATATAGAACTTGGGAAAGTTGCTGATAAAGTTTTTGATAATATGCAACAAAGTATTACAATAACTCCACTTGATTTGGAAAATGAATTAGTTATTATTTATGTTTATGATGTAACTTTATTGTCTGAAATAAATTTTAAATTAAATGAGATAAAAGAAAAAGTTGAAGAAAAAAATGAAGAATTAAAACTTTTATTCGATACCACAATGGAAGCAATTCTAGTTTTTAAAGATAATAAAATTATAGATTGTAATCAAGTTGCTATTGATTTATTTGAATACTCTTCGAAAAAATCTCTTTTAGATAAAAATTTTGAACAAATTATATCGAATAAAAATATTTTAGAAAAAACAAGTGACAAACCATTTGAAACAACTATTCATAAAGAAGATGGAACTTCTTTTAAAGCATTAATAAATATAAAAGATAATACTTTCAAATCTCAAAGTTTTAAAATATTAACAATTGTTGATATAAGTGATATAAAAAGAAAAGAGACTCTATTAGCAGAGCAATCAAAACTTGCAGCTATGGGTGAAATGATTGGTAATATTGCTCATCAATGGAGACAACCTTTAAATATTATTTCTATAACTGCTTCAAGTACAAAACTAAAAAAAGAGATTGGATTATTAACAGATAAAGTTTTAATTGATGCATTAAAACTCATTTCAGATACTACAGAACATCTATCTAATACAATCGATGTATTTAAAGATTTCCTAAAAGAAGATAAAGAGAAATCCTTATTTAATTTATCTCAAAATATACAAAATAATATCTCTTTGATTGAAACTATTTTAAATGAAAATAAAATAAAAGTTCAATTAGATTTAGATAACGACATATACTTATATAATTATTCTAATGAATTTAGCCAAGCTTTTATAAATATAGTAAATAATGCAAGTGATGCAATTAGTTTAAATTTAGCTCAAGATGAATTAAGATTAATAAAAATATCTACAAAACAAGAAAATAACGAAGTTATTATATCAATAGTAGATAATGCAGGTGGAATAAATAAAAATATTATAAACAAAATATTTGAACCATATTTTACAACAAAACATAAATTTCAAGGAACAGGCTTAGGTCTTTATATGACCCATAAAATTATAAAAACAAGTATGAAAGGTAAAATAACTGTTTTAAATGAAACCTTTACTTATGAAGATAAACTCTATACAGGAGCTGCATTTAAAATTGTCTTAGCAAGTCATAGTTGA
- a CDS encoding DnaJ C-terminal domain-containing protein: MAKSLYETLEINENASADEIKKAYRKLARKYHPDVNKDPKAEEKFKEINAAYEVLSNPEKKQQYDQYGDSMFGGQNFHDFARNQGSNVDLDEILRQMFGGGAGFGRSGFSQGGFGGFGGFSEPDLDTNAQITIPFDVAVLGGKQHISLNNDSFDVKIPEGIEDGQKIRAKGKGKSYQGQKGDLILKINIAQSPEYTRENDTLTKYFDVPLKTALFGGKVEIKTIHKDITLKIPQNTKQNQKFRVKELGVLNRKSGIKGDLYLKANIVLPKIEDLDEDFVKILEAKLPEK; encoded by the coding sequence ATGGCAAAAAGTTTATATGAAACATTAGAAATAAATGAAAATGCATCAGCAGATGAGATAAAAAAAGCTTATAGAAAATTAGCAAGAAAATATCATCCTGATGTAAATAAAGATCCAAAAGCAGAAGAAAAATTTAAAGAGATAAACGCTGCATACGAAGTTTTAAGTAATCCAGAGAAAAAACAACAATACGACCAATATGGTGATTCTATGTTTGGTGGTCAAAATTTCCATGATTTTGCAAGAAATCAAGGCTCAAACGTAGACTTAGATGAAATTCTAAGACAAATGTTTGGTGGTGGTGCTGGTTTTGGGCGTTCTGGTTTCTCTCAAGGAGGATTTGGTGGATTTGGAGGGTTTAGTGAACCTGACTTAGATACGAATGCTCAAATAACTATTCCTTTTGATGTGGCTGTTCTTGGAGGGAAACAACATATTAGTTTAAATAATGACTCTTTTGATGTAAAGATTCCTGAAGGAATAGAAGATGGTCAAAAAATTAGAGCAAAAGGAAAAGGAAAATCTTATCAAGGGCAAAAGGGTGATTTGATTTTAAAAATCAATATAGCTCAAAGTCCTGAATATACAAGGGAAAATGATACTTTAACTAAATATTTTGATGTTCCATTGAAAACAGCTTTATTTGGTGGAAAAGTTGAAATTAAAACAATTCATAAAGATATAACTCTAAAAATCCCACAAAATACAAAACAAAATCAAAAATTTAGAGTTAAAGAACTAGGAGTTTTAAATAGAAAATCAGGAATAAAAGGTGATTTGTATTTAAAAGCAAATATTGTTTTACCTAAAATTGAAGATTTAGATGAAGATTTTGTAAAAATACTTGAAGCAAAACTTCCTGAAAAATAA
- a CDS encoding heat shock protein transcriptional repressor HspR, whose product METNSYIEPVYLISAVAEILNIHPQTLRQYEREGLIKPSRTNGKIRLYSQKDIDNIKYVLTLTRELGVNLAGVDIILQLNKKIEELEKDIYVYKNKIKSINSLSVVPDTKALVVQKTSFDMVIVKKS is encoded by the coding sequence ATGGAAACAAATAGTTATATTGAACCTGTATATCTAATCTCAGCAGTTGCTGAGATTTTAAATATTCATCCACAAACTTTAAGGCAATACGAAAGAGAAGGATTAATTAAACCTTCGCGGACAAATGGAAAAATAAGACTCTATTCTCAAAAAGATATTGATAATATCAAATACGTTTTAACTCTAACAAGAGAACTAGGGGTAAATTTAGCTGGAGTAGACATAATATTACAACTAAATAAAAAAATAGAGGAATTAGAAAAAGATATTTATGTCTATAAAAATAAAATAAAAAGTATAAATAGCTTATCAGTTGTTCCAGACACAAAAGCATTAGTTGTTCAAAAAACATCTTTTGATATGGTAATAGTTAAAAAGTCTTAA
- a CDS encoding tyrosine-type recombinase/integrase yields MGNIEAKTINYSKRFNTKFNGVFYRESITNDKLDKTYYIRYKDKDNKDKEIKIGKYSEGFRENYCNQLRNEIITKQRIGEEPPAAARNKKRTILSIETISENYFSERKEGQNKGTDKSNYKNYILPYFKTLDFENISKDDIQTFSNQLKKTKSLIKKDLISDKTINNILNFLKALIKYAFRNDYIKNDFSKYIQLLEIDNARERFLTKDEIKLLFEYSKDDETLYLLFKLALNTGGRLATLLNIHKKDIDFTHDLITLKDFKNNSTYKAFLTDDLKELLEKRVNSLKPNDILFTSNPERRLRAKLDELFNKDIDDNDRKNKIVFHSLRHTFASHLAINGTPIFTIQKLMNHRDIRMTLRYAKLSPDSGREAVINLGL; encoded by the coding sequence GTGGGAAATATTGAAGCAAAAACGATCAATTATTCTAAAAGATTTAATACCAAATTTAATGGTGTGTTTTATAGAGAATCTATAACAAATGATAAGCTAGATAAAACATATTATATCAGATACAAAGATAAAGACAATAAAGATAAAGAAATAAAAATAGGCAAATATTCTGAGGGATTTAGAGAAAATTATTGCAATCAATTAAGAAATGAAATTATAACAAAACAAAGAATTGGAGAAGAACCTCCAGCTGCAGCAAGAAATAAAAAGAGAACAATCTTATCAATTGAAACTATTTCAGAAAATTATTTTTCTGAAAGAAAAGAGGGACAAAATAAAGGGACAGATAAATCAAATTATAAAAACTACATATTACCCTACTTTAAAACTCTTGACTTTGAAAACATATCAAAAGATGATATACAAACATTTTCTAATCAATTAAAAAAAACAAAATCATTAATAAAAAAAGACCTTATTTCAGATAAAACAATAAATAATATTTTAAACTTTTTAAAAGCTCTGATTAAATACGCATTTAGAAATGACTATATCAAAAATGACTTTTCAAAATATATTCAGTTATTAGAGATAGATAATGCTCGAGAAAGATTTTTAACTAAAGATGAGATAAAACTATTGTTTGAATATTCAAAAGATGATGAGACCCTTTATTTGCTTTTTAAACTAGCATTAAATACTGGAGGAAGATTAGCAACCCTATTAAATATCCATAAAAAAGACATTGACTTTACACATGATTTAATAACACTAAAAGACTTCAAAAATAATAGTACATATAAAGCTTTTTTAACTGATGATTTAAAAGAGCTTCTAGAGAAAAGAGTAAATTCTTTAAAACCAAATGATATACTTTTTACATCAAATCCTGAAAGAAGATTAAGAGCTAAATTAGACGAACTATTTAACAAAGATATTGATGATAACGATAGAAAAAATAAGATTGTTTTTCACTCTTTAAGACATACTTTTGCAAGTCATTTAGCTATTAATGGAACACCTATCTTTACAATTCAAAAGCTTATGAACCATAGAGATATTAGAATGACTTTGCGATATGCTAAATTAAGTCCTGATAGTGGTCGAGAAGCTGTTATTAATTTAGGATTGTAA
- a CDS encoding relaxase/mobilization nuclease domain-containing protein: MLPDELEEELKRRRALEPIEKVFCPSYEREKYQHGKIPVIKNISSLGPINTKNALEYITKNTNDGLLFSKDGEKISVEDKYNEWKKDFSLLENSKEALHLVFIINEKKNAKNFEVLEKSVFDTLRENFFEYDYIYVLHKTQEKPHAHVILNKRNIYTKKKIHLNNNDFEAFFGKLRSDFADNLNFYNKDFNYKSYYNDFEI, translated from the coding sequence ATGTTGCCAGATGAATTAGAAGAAGAATTAAAACGGCGAAGAGCCCTAGAACCAATCGAAAAAGTTTTTTGTCCCTCTTATGAAAGGGAAAAATATCAACATGGTAAAATTCCAGTTATAAAAAATATATCTTCACTTGGACCAATCAATACAAAAAATGCTTTGGAATATATCACAAAAAACACTAATGATGGTTTATTGTTTTCTAAAGATGGAGAAAAAATAAGTGTTGAAGATAAATATAATGAATGGAAAAAAGATTTTTCCCTTTTAGAAAATAGTAAAGAAGCTTTGCATTTAGTTTTTATTATTAACGAAAAGAAAAATGCAAAAAATTTTGAAGTTTTAGAAAAAAGTGTTTTTGATACTCTCCGCGAAAATTTTTTTGAATATGACTATATTTATGTGTTACATAAAACGCAAGAAAAACCGCACGCTCATGTTATATTAAATAAAAGAAATATCTATACAAAAAAGAAAATTCATTTAAATAATAATGATTTTGAAGCATTCTTTGGAAAATTAAGAAGCGATTTTGCGGATAATCTAAATTTTTATAACAAAGATTTTAACTATAAATCTTATTATAATGACTTTGAGATATAA
- a CDS encoding ParA family protein, whose amino-acid sequence MNANTKTVLFYSFKGGVGRTQLMLNSAKYLASKGKNILMVDFDIHAPGLSYWDDTYDLKAEGEDYLLNYIIKYFSGEEDTNKLCVRKISDNLSLVPIYDMTNIRPYHELLVKFSQFSYDLNSKLKEKISENMTLSDAIFDAIKDKLLETGQYDYIFFDSRTGFTEIGDILFSTEVDLKILVSAYNKQNIKGINSVLDLINDESAKKKHNIIRVLSLKPKDSDNKIEQLKSEANLDDNKELKNAFNWKGIMEIDYASVIVTNDFTVWEREEDNDLYKKQVIDISNQIDRTLIGEKIEL is encoded by the coding sequence ATGAATGCTAATACAAAAACAGTGCTTTTTTATAGTTTTAAAGGTGGAGTAGGAAGAACTCAACTTATGTTAAATAGTGCCAAATATTTAGCTTCAAAAGGTAAAAATATTTTGATGGTAGATTTTGACATTCATGCTCCTGGACTAAGTTATTGGGATGATACTTATGACCTTAAGGCCGAAGGAGAAGACTATCTGCTTAACTACATAATTAAATATTTTAGTGGAGAGGAAGATACAAATAAACTATGTGTAAGAAAAATATCAGATAACTTAAGTTTAGTACCTATATATGATATGACAAATATTAGACCTTATCATGAGTTATTAGTAAAATTTTCACAATTTAGTTATGATTTAAACTCAAAATTAAAAGAAAAAATAAGTGAAAATATGACCCTTTCAGATGCTATTTTTGATGCTATAAAGGATAAACTTCTAGAAACTGGTCAATATGATTATATATTTTTTGACTCAAGAACAGGTTTTACAGAAATTGGTGATATTTTGTTTTCTACTGAAGTGGATTTAAAGATTTTAGTATCTGCTTATAACAAACAAAATATAAAAGGTATTAACTCTGTTTTAGATTTAATAAATGATGAATCTGCAAAGAAAAAGCATAATATAATAAGAGTTTTATCTTTAAAACCCAAAGATAGTGATAATAAAATTGAGCAACTTAAATCAGAAGCAAATTTAGATGATAATAAAGAATTAAAAAATGCTTTTAATTGGAAAGGTATTATGGAAATAGATTATGCTTCAGTAATAGTAACAAATGATTTTACAGTGTGGGAAAGAGAAGAAGATAATGATTTATATAAAAAACAGGTTATAGATATATCAAATCAAATTGATCGAACACTTATAGGTGAAAAAATTGAATTATAA
- a CDS encoding type IV secretion system protein codes for MEQNIFKYLIAIFENVTGDIQNGLYQSSKAIFDNGFFNIAFAFAIIYIGFMIAFKKFGSEEIAYKSIWTILVFSTVKMLLINHSVYQNLIDIFNLPRETFTTAIHSLIRKANNSADVENIINSLYSAQTLITKSIFDKGGITDIAPFIYGIIVWFSGSLLMLVIILNTVFSIFLSEIVLALLPLILPTLIWKKTEYVFFSWLKLYISISLYAPFTILFGLVSIKVVDLTMVTAKAIDTSFEQNIQFILVLILAQGLVIIGVFKIPNIINQLIGSSNEGSSLTSGVGTLSAGGAMISSFSKYTGLKFAGQAINQTAKSAGRTIVSGLKDALANKVQIR; via the coding sequence ATGGAACAAAATATTTTTAAATATCTGATAGCCATATTCGAAAATGTAACTGGAGATATTCAGAATGGCTTGTATCAAAGTTCGAAAGCGATTTTTGATAACGGATTTTTCAATATTGCTTTTGCTTTTGCAATAATTTATATCGGCTTTATGATTGCTTTTAAAAAATTTGGAAGTGAAGAAATAGCATATAAATCAATATGGACTATATTGGTTTTTTCAACTGTAAAAATGTTATTAATAAATCATTCTGTATATCAGAATTTAATTGATATTTTTAATTTACCAAGAGAAACATTTACAACAGCAATACATAGTTTAATTAGAAAAGCTAATAATTCAGCTGATGTTGAAAATATCATTAATTCATTGTACAGCGCACAAACATTAATTACTAAAAGTATTTTTGATAAAGGAGGTATTACAGATATTGCTCCTTTTATTTATGGAATTATTGTTTGGTTTTCTGGGTCTTTATTGATGTTAGTGATTATTTTAAATACTGTTTTTTCAATCTTTTTAAGTGAGATTGTTTTAGCTTTATTACCTCTTATTTTACCTACATTAATTTGGAAGAAAACAGAGTATGTATTTTTTTCGTGGCTAAAACTTTATATATCTATTTCTTTGTATGCTCCGTTTACAATACTTTTCGGTTTAGTATCAATAAAAGTAGTTGATTTAACTATGGTAACAGCTAAGGCAATAGATACAAGTTTTGAACAAAATATACAATTTATTTTAGTTCTAATATTAGCGCAAGGTTTAGTGATTATTGGAGTGTTTAAAATACCTAATATTATTAATCAGTTGATAGGTAGCTCAAACGAGGGAAGTAGTTTAACAAGTGGTGTAGGTACTTTATCAGCTGGTGGGGCTATGATAAGCTCGTTTTCAAAATACACTGGATTGAAATTTGCTGGACAAGCGATTAATCAAACAGCAAAAAGTGCAGGTAGAACAATAGTAAGTGGGCTAAAAGACGCATTAGCAAATAAAGTGCAAATTAGATAG
- a CDS encoding Lin1244/Lin1753 domain-containing protein translates to MSNKKDAYYFSHDSDAKDDPKCMLLIEELGLEGYGIFWVLVETLRQQKNFIYPLKLLSSLARKYNTTVVKMEVVVRNYDLFVVENDTFFFSCSLNKRMELMNNKREQAKLAGIKSGEARRNKKIEQKLNGRSTNVEQLNKSKVNKIKENIEALLSLSSLSSEELSRVNIQKLSLENATLKFIEKIGLQKTVDYAENHQDYLLKEILQ, encoded by the coding sequence ATGTCAAATAAAAAAGATGCATACTATTTCTCTCATGATAGTGATGCAAAAGATGACCCTAAATGCATGCTTTTAATTGAAGAATTAGGACTTGAAGGTTACGGAATATTTTGGGTCTTAGTTGAAACACTTAGGCAACAAAAAAACTTTATATATCCTCTTAAATTACTTTCAAGTTTAGCTCGAAAGTATAATACTACTGTCGTAAAAATGGAAGTAGTTGTTAGAAATTATGATTTGTTTGTAGTTGAAAATGACACATTCTTTTTTAGTTGTAGTTTAAATAAACGTATGGAGCTTATGAATAATAAAAGAGAGCAAGCAAAACTAGCTGGAATTAAAAGTGGAGAAGCAAGAAGGAATAAGAAAATTGAACAAAAATTAAACGGCCGTTCAACGAATGTTGAACAATTAAATAAAAGTAAAGTAAATAAAATAAAAGAAAATATAGAGGCATTATTATCTCTTTCGTCTTTATCATCAGAAGAACTATCTAGAGTGAACATACAAAAACTTTCATTAGAAAATGCAACTTTGAAGTTTATTGAAAAAATAGGTCTTCAAAAAACTGTCGATTATGCAGAAAATCATCAAGATTATTTATTAAAGGAAATACTACAATGA
- a CDS encoding helix-turn-helix transcriptional regulator produces the protein MNLQELNSILPPEQRKQACLNQSQVSQLLGVSSSTLANWRAEGISLEYIKVGKGSKNRVMYLKTKLLEFLNSQNIKVS, from the coding sequence ATGAATTTACAAGAGCTAAATTCAATTTTGCCACCAGAGCAAAGAAAACAAGCTTGCTTAAATCAGTCTCAAGTTTCACAACTTTTAGGTGTATCTTCAAGTACTTTAGCAAACTGGAGAGCAGAGGGTATTTCTCTGGAATACATAAAAGTAGGAAAGGGGTCAAAAAATAGGGTGATGTATTTGAAAACAAAATTACTAGAATTTTTAAATTCTCAAAATATAAAAGTTAGTTAG
- a CDS encoding Sua5 YciO YrdC YwlC family protein → MDSNLIYLVQTDTTVGFSSSSDEKLSLLKQRPQTKKILNTVDSFSTLNKNTRVPKNFRKKVRNSKKTTFIYPNGHSFRVVDKNSDFYNFIHKFGVLYSTSANKTTEKFERDFAQNGAEIIVEDKRGFYETKASTIIKLSKKQSLKLR, encoded by the coding sequence ATGGATTCAAATCTAATTTATCTTGTTCAAACAGATACAACAGTAGGTTTCTCATCATCAAGTGATGAGAAACTTTCTTTATTAAAACAAAGACCTCAAACAAAGAAGATTTTAAATACGGTTGATTCATTTTCCACATTAAATAAAAATACAAGAGTTCCAAAAAATTTTAGAAAAAAAGTAAGAAATAGTAAGAAAACTACATTTATTTATCCAAATGGACACTCTTTTAGAGTAGTAGATAAGAATTCAGATTTTTACAATTTTATTCATAAATTTGGTGTTTTATATTCTACTTCTGCAAATAAAACCACTGAGAAGTTTGAAAGAGATTTTGCACAAAATGGTGCTGAGATAATTGTGGAAGATAAAAGAGGTTTTTATGAAACAAAAGCATCAACTATAATTAAATTATCAAAAAAACAAAGTTTAAAGTTACGATAA